A genomic segment from Cutaneotrichosporon cavernicola HIS019 DNA, chromosome: 7b encodes:
- a CDS encoding uncharacterized protein (PX-associated), whose product MSHPARTTSLPYAPRQRRRPERPLPAPPPEEDVPAQNAFEIVQGYTSPPSPPKNPPPPLVIEDDVVALSEQVASTNVGGGEGRAPPPPPSSAQTAAQHINPFHSTLPSNEFTPPTILTPLRAHYLKKSLVNQQIHYELGVMTDPRLGANALGLLGKPFLLPESAKSEVAAVAGTDGNSAGPQIGDLPFLRFMFHQFLLPFPFLAAAPPTFWSHKVQPFLSSFLATTAASQHATETPQEREVSESLMTKEERKEAEERRKLWTKVEKHLGLMISVGIKLVGGEEVVRIGQSELRRIEEAQEARRRKMAERDGVPVEPITFDVNVVGVRTIKERGHVRSKHHEEFIIRTQRSGVNDVYVSRRYGDFRRLAEEIRIHFPDIPLANPPAKDKTVTTAAPVQQAGYGYYNPLRMIYGSGTATPTDPPKSGTSSPRPSIDDSGLATPVPLSREKNRLTLRAYLQNILSMPEVANSPIMRSFLLSSPITLTPSEMADVQRRTEADAVREEGRRRFREEAERRVEKLREGLAQFKGDILTREGGLMGVFEVVRKVEFVGDLPPAERAVLEWGRISLAATIFQLYVASDTASEAFAGLKRMHAIMPYFMLKGILKISNPIAMIRGVLDLFLARPFGGQSLLQRMFSQSLTEDVRYLAEDIQAVQDKIDDPVLCQKIEQYVLAPFEIQEIFRGDAVAENVDLLVVILRSPDMPALSRPQMQRVFRASRAYREYKTWQAELSDSDDDDGPDNDDAWLFEDLNILMKLMSRKKEKEAMISLIFEGVTAELLKDIITIFYSPLAQVYKAASIADSLGDLQAFINDMIRTVEQVEELSQEDPQRTVQTFIDLVQRHEQAFYTFVHNVHSKGQGLFESLMGWIELFLSYARDGLPSELDLEILLPHAGPERVAIMKEVDDIAQYHYKLKVAHEEKVRKRFAGGAGADQQTMEEAALVDSVLQSLSIGETIMGSAGEIAVEESEESEEEDDDHSDERSDTSSMRSTGFGITSPHKVNHGHSSLVPPEDARMLDERRRSLRNSLEVVRDKARSHSRSSSVAGSHSGDPPPPPPKDKRKQPGPRRKRQKGRRPELIAPPETPHLTELRPLFVEVVKQLLVVKPLTSQ is encoded by the exons ATGAGCCATCCAGCCAGAACCACCTCGCTCCCCTacgcgccgcgccaacGACGGAGGCCAGAACGCCCCCTCCCAGCCCCCCCACCCGAAGAAGATGTGCCGGCGCAGAACGCATTCGAGATAGTGCAGGGGTAcacctcgccaccctctcctcccaagaacccgccaccaccacttGTCATTGAGGATGATGTGGTCGCTCTAAGCGAGCAAGTCGCGAGCACTAACgttggaggaggtgagggacgtgcccctcctccccctccttcaAGCGCGCAGACTGCCGCTCAGCACATCAATCCGTTCCActcgacgctgccgagcAACGAGTTTACGCCGCCCACGATCCTCACTCCCCTCCGCGCGCATTACCTCAAGAAATCTCTGGTGAACCAGCAAATTCACtacgagctcggcgtgaTGACAGACCCGAGACTCGGCGCGAACGCGCTCGGGCTTCTTGGCAAGCCGTTCCTGCTCCCGGAGAGCGCCAAGTCCGAGGTCGCCGCGGTCGCTGGGACGGATGGCAACTCTGCTGGTCCCCAGATCGGCGACCTTCCCTTCTTGCGCTTCATGTTCCACCAGTttctccttcccttccccttcctgGCTGCAGCTCCGCCAACTTTCTGGAGCCACAAGGTGCAGCCGTttctctcctccttcctcgcgaCCACTGCCGCGTCACAGCACGCGACGGAGACGCCGCAGGAGCGTGAGGTCAGCGAGAGTCTCAtgaccaaggaggagaggaaggaggccgaggagcggcgcAAGCTCTGGAccaaggtcgagaagcACTTGGGCTTGATGATTAGCGTGGGCatcaagctcgtcggcggggaggaggtcgtgCGCATCGGGCAGAgcgagctgcgccgcatcgaggaggcgcaggaggCACGCCGGCGAAAGATGGCCGAGCGAGATGGCGTACCAGTCGAGCCGATCACGTTCGACGTCAACGTTGTTGGCGTGCGCACCATCAAAGAGCGGGGTCATGTCCGCAGCAAGCACCACGAG GAGTTTATCATCCGCACCCAACGATCAGGCGTCAACGACGTCTATGTGTCCCGGAGATATGGCGATTTCCGCAGGTTGGCGGAGGAGATCCGCATCCACTTCCCCGATATTCCGCTGGCCAACCCTCccgccaaggacaagacCGTCAcgaccgccgcgccggtGCAGCAAGCCGGGTATGGCTACTACAACCCGTTGCGCATGATATATGGGAGCGGGACAGCGACTCCGACCGACCCACCGAAGAGCGGCACGTCATCACCTCGCCCGTCGATTGACGACTCCGGACTGGCGACGCCTGTCCCACTCTCGCGGGAGAAGAACCGGCTCACCCTCCGCGCGTATCTGCAGAATATTCTGTCGATGCCCGAGGTCGCCAACTCGCCCATCATGCGcagcttcctcctctcgtcCCCTATTACGCTTACGCCATCTGAGATGGCCGACGTGCAGCGACGAACGGAGGCGGATGCAgtgcgcgaggagggccgcaGGCGCTTCCGTGAAGAAGCGGAGCGGCGTGTCGAGAAACTCCGCGAGGGGCTCGCGCAGTTCAAGGGCGACATCCTCACGCGCGAGGGGGGCCTCATGGGTGTGTTCGAGGTTGTGCGCAAGGTAGAATTTGTGGGTGATCTGCCGCCCGCCGAACGCGCAGTGCTCGAGTGGGGCCGTATTTC cctCGCGGCCACCATCTTCCAGCTGTACGTCGCGTCAGACACGGCGTCAGAGGCGTTCGCGGGCCTCAAGCGCATGCACGCCATCATGCCGTACTTTATGCTCAAGGGCATTCTCAAGATCTCCAACCCGATTGCTATGATCAGGG GTGTACTTGATCTGTTCCTCGCGCGCCCATTCGGCGGGCAGAGCCTTTTGCAGCGAATGTTCTCGCAGTCGCTCACCGAAGATGTGCGctacctcgccgaggacatCCAGGCCGTGCAGGACAAGATCGACGACCCGGTTCTGTGCCAGAAGATCGAGCAGTACGTCTTGGCGCCGTTCGAGATCCAGGAGATCTTCCGCGGGGACGCGGTTGCCGAAAACGTCGACCTGCTTGTTGTGATTCTAAGATCACCCGACATGCCAGCGCTCTCGCGTCCTCAGATGCAACGAGTGTTCCGTGCATCGCGCGCGTACCGCGAGTATAAGACGTGGCAGGCCGAGCtgagcgactcggacgacgatgacgggccggacaacgacgacgcgtgGCTGTTCGAGGATCTCAACATCCTCATGAAGCTGATGTcgcgcaagaaggagaaggaggcgatgATTTCGTTAATCTTTGAG GGTGTGAccgccgagctgctcaaggacaTCATCACCATCTTTTACTCGCCTCTCGCACAGGTGTACAAGGCGGCTAGCATTGCCGACTCGCTTGGCGACCTCCAGGCCTTCATTAACGACATGATCCGCACCGTCGAGCAGGTTGAGGAGCTGTCACAGGAAGACCCGCAGCGCACTGTCCAAACGTTTATCGACCTGGTGCAGCGGCACGAGCAAGCGTTCTACACGTTTGTGCACAACGTCCACTCGAAGGGCCAGGGTCTATTTGAGAGCCTGATGGGCTGGATTGAGCTGTTCCTCAGCTATGCGCGCGACGGTCTCCCCTCGGAGCTCGACCTGGagatcctcctcccgcATGCTGGCCCAGAGCGTGTGGCCATTAtgaaggaggtcgacgacatcgCGCAGTACCATTacaagctcaaggtcgcgcacgaggagaaggtgcGCAAGCGCttcgctggcggcgcgggcgcagACCAGCAGAcgatggaggaggccgcgctGGTCGACAGCGTGCTCCAGTCCCTCAGTATCGGCGAAACGATTATGGGAAGCGCGGGCGAGATAGCCGTCGAAGAGTcggaggagagcgaggaggaggacgacgaccacaGCGATGAGCGGAGCGACACGAGCTCCATGCGGTCTACTGGGTTTGGGATTACGTCACCGCACAAGGTCAACCACGGCCACTCGTCGCTCGTACCGCCAGAGGATGcgcgcatgctcgacgagagGCGCCGCTCCCTTCGCAACTCGCTCGAAGTCGTGCGCGACAAGGCACGCTCAcactcgcgctcctcgtcagTGGCGGGGAGCCACTCGGGTgacccaccacccccaccaCCGAAGGACAAGAGGAAGCAGCCCGGTCCGCGGCGAAAGAGACAGAAGGGCCGGCGCCCAGAACTCATCGCGCCGCCTGAGACGCCGCACCTCACCGAACTGCGGCCGCTGTTcgtcgaggttgtcaaGCAGCTGTTGGTGGTTAAGCCGCTCACGTCGCAGTGA
- a CDS encoding uncharacterized protein (AN1-like Zinc finger): protein MHESGTIMPAKKRCQFRVIYNIPVTPPADGSADSEAKPTMTANPTQCPSAALKIAGDCQHCSKVFCSAHRTPESHSCTGMQACRDAAFQANKERLERERTVAQKIAQA, encoded by the exons ATGCACGAGTCAGGAA CAATCAT GCCCGCCAAGAAGCGCTGTCAGTTCCGCGTCATCTACAACATCCCCGTCACGCCGCCAGCGGACGGCTCTGCGGACTCTGAGGCCAAGCCCACCATGACGGCCAACCCAACACAGTGCCCATCGGCTGCGCTCAAGATTGCCGGTGACTGCCAACACTGCAGCAAGGTCTTCTGCAGCGCACACCGCACCCCCGAGTCCCATAGCTG CACGGGCATGCAGGCCTGCCGTGACGCCGCGTTCCAGGCCAACaaggagcgcctcgagcgcgaacGGACTGTCGCACAGAAGATTGCCCAGGCGTAA